The Desulfotignum balticum DSM 7044 sequence TGCCGTTCGACCCTGAATTCACCAAGCAGTGCATGGGATAAAACATGCAGAAAAAAACCGTTGCTTTTTCCAAAGACTCCTCCAATCTTTTTTTTCATATTCTTACCCGGTGCAACCTGTCCTGCGCCCACTGCTATATCAACCCGGACCAGCATGGCAGACAGACCCTTTCCATCGACACCATCCGGCAGTGGCTGGGCCTGTTTGCCCATAAAGCATCCCGGACCAATCTGATTTTTTTAGGGGGCGAGCCGACGTTGCACAAGGATCTGCCGGCGGCTGTCAAATCAGCGCGACAGTTTCATTTCAAGTCCATTACCATTGACACCAACGGGTTTCTGTTCCACGATATCCTTGAAAAAATCACACCCGAAGATGTGGATTTCATCTCATTTTCCCTGGATGGAGCCACCCCTGCCACCAATGACGCCATTCGGGGGCAGGGCAGCTATGATGCGGTGATCTCAGGTATTCACCGGTCACGGAAGAAAGGGTTTTCCTGCGCCATGATCTATACGGTGTCTGACAAAAATTTGCATGAGCTGTCCCAAATGCCTGATCTGGTGTCATCTTTGGATATTCACCGATTTTTTATCCAGGTCATCGGCATGCGGGGCAAATCCGCTGCCGGCAGTACCGACACCCATCAGGTATCCAAGGACCTGTGGCTGTCAGTGATTCCTGAAGTGGCTCACACCATTGCTGAAACCGGCATCATTGTCACCTATCCCAAAGTATTTCTGGAAAAAGGCGAGGCATTTACCTGTGCAGGCATTGTGGCGGACAACTATTTTGTGTTTCCCAACGGCCGGGTGTACCGGTGTCCTTTGTGCGAAGATTACCCGCTGCATGCCTTTACCATCCGGGACAACACCCTGGTGCCGTCTTTGCCCGTCAATGAAACCCAGCTGTTTGATCTGACCATCCCTGAAGGATGTGTCATGAACAAAATCATCCAGCCCGGCAATCTGGATTATCTGGCAGACGGCACACCCGCCCACAGAATCGCCTGCTGCATGCTCAAGCAGGAACTCAGCCGGACCGTTTAGATTTTTTTGGTTTTTTCCGTGATTTTTTGGGATCCCCGGCTTCATGGGTCAGAATCATCTGCCTGAGCCCTTCGGTATCTTTGGGGTCCAGAAGAATCTGGGCATACTCCTGGGGGGTGACCGGCTGAATGAGAATTTCTTCATTAATCAATGCCTGGATCTGATTCAGCAGTGTTTTTTCATTGGGGCTGCAAAATGAAAACGCCTGACCTTTGCGTGTGCCCCGGCCGGTCCGGCCCACCCGGTGCACATAGTTTTCCGGGTTGTCCGGCAGATCATAGTTGATCACATAATCCAGATTGGGAATATCAATGCCCCGGGCAGACACATCCGTGGCAATGAGAATGGGTTCTTCTCCAGCCTTGAACCGGGCCAGCACCCGGGTACGTTCCGCCTGATCCTTGTCCCCGTGAAGGGTGGCCGAAGCAATGTGATCCCTGTCAAGCGCCTTGGCCACCCGTTCCGCTCTGACTTTGGTTCTGACAAACACCAGGATGCGCTCGTTTTCATGATCCCGGATAAACCGCCGCAGAAAAAACCGCTTGTCATCCATCTCCATTTCCACCACCCAGTGGGAGACATTTCTGGATACCGGAGAGTCCGGCGCAATCTGAATCCGGATGGCAGACGTTCTTACCTGGGAAAACGCCAGTTTCTTGATTTCTTTGTCAATGGTGGCGGAAAAAAACAGGGTCTGGTGCCGCTGGGGCAGTTTTTTCTTAATGGCCTGGATATCTTCCAGAAACCCTTGGGCCAGCATCCGGTCCGCTTCATCCAGCACCAGGGTGTTCACCCGGGACAGAGAGATGGCGCCCTGGCTGATGAGATCAAACATACGTCCCGGCGTGGCCACCAGCACATCGATGCCGTCTTTCAGCCGGGCGATCTGCCGGTCCTGGTCCACGCCGCCGAAAACCGCAAACGGATTCACCCGGGTATGACTGGACAAGGTATTGAATACCGCGCCGATCTGACCTGCCAGCTCCCTTGTGGGAACCATGACAACACACTGGATCCCGGCACGGGCTCTGGATTGTTTGGACTTATGGATCCGATCGATAACGGGAATGGCAAAGGCAGCGGTTTTTCCCGTACCGGTCTGGGCCACGGCCAGCACGTCTTCTCCCTTGAGAATGCAGGGAATCGCCTTGAACTGGATATCGGTAGGCCGTTTAAATCCGGCGGCGGCCAGATTTCTTTTTATAGCGGCTGCGATTGGATAATTTTCAAATTTCATAAATGCGTCTACACTTTCGGCAAGATACTGTTAATTGATGGGTTTTTATTTAAAATACAGATAATGGGCTTGAAACGCAAACGCATGCAACCCATTGAATGTCTTTATCGTATTGTTTGCCTGAGATGTCAATATATACAGACAGTTCTACCCTTCCGGATACATATTTTATTCTTGACACTCCCAAGGCAAGCAGGTAAGGTGATTTATTGTTTCAGGTGCTGCCCACGCAGTTAAAAGGGAACCCTGTGAAAGTCAGGGACGGTCCCGCCGCTGTAACCGGGGATGAACGCCACACACAACCACTGATGAGACATACACGGGAAGGGGTGGCTGGTAAAAA is a genomic window containing:
- a CDS encoding radical SAM protein is translated as MQKKTVAFSKDSSNLFFHILTRCNLSCAHCYINPDQHGRQTLSIDTIRQWLGLFAHKASRTNLIFLGGEPTLHKDLPAAVKSARQFHFKSITIDTNGFLFHDILEKITPEDVDFISFSLDGATPATNDAIRGQGSYDAVISGIHRSRKKGFSCAMIYTVSDKNLHELSQMPDLVSSLDIHRFFIQVIGMRGKSAAGSTDTHQVSKDLWLSVIPEVAHTIAETGIIVTYPKVFLEKGEAFTCAGIVADNYFVFPNGRVYRCPLCEDYPLHAFTIRDNTLVPSLPVNETQLFDLTIPEGCVMNKIIQPGNLDYLADGTPAHRIACCMLKQELSRTV
- a CDS encoding DEAD/DEAH box helicase; translation: MKFENYPIAAAIKRNLAAAGFKRPTDIQFKAIPCILKGEDVLAVAQTGTGKTAAFAIPVIDRIHKSKQSRARAGIQCVVMVPTRELAGQIGAVFNTLSSHTRVNPFAVFGGVDQDRQIARLKDGIDVLVATPGRMFDLISQGAISLSRVNTLVLDEADRMLAQGFLEDIQAIKKKLPQRHQTLFFSATIDKEIKKLAFSQVRTSAIRIQIAPDSPVSRNVSHWVVEMEMDDKRFFLRRFIRDHENERILVFVRTKVRAERVAKALDRDHIASATLHGDKDQAERTRVLARFKAGEEPILIATDVSARGIDIPNLDYVINYDLPDNPENYVHRVGRTGRGTRKGQAFSFCSPNEKTLLNQIQALINEEILIQPVTPQEYAQILLDPKDTEGLRQMILTHEAGDPKKSRKKPKKSKRSG